A DNA window from Buttiauxella agrestis contains the following coding sequences:
- a CDS encoding YciN family protein, producing the protein MQPTTQPIDKQSLLVEANKVIRAHEDFMHGMEATDVEQKNGVLVFKGEYFLDEQGLPTGKSTAVFNMFKHLAHVFAEKYHLQD; encoded by the coding sequence ATGCAACCAACCACTCAACCTATCGATAAACAATCGCTACTCGTTGAAGCCAATAAAGTGATCCGTGCTCATGAAGATTTCATGCATGGAATGGAAGCAACGGACGTTGAGCAAAAAAACGGGGTGCTGGTGTTCAAAGGTGAATACTTCCTTGATGAACAAGGCTTACCTACCGGGAAGAGCACCGCAGTATTTAATATGTTCAAGCATCTTGCGCATGTGTTTGCAGAGAAATATCACCTGCAAGACTAA
- a CDS encoding YmiA family putative membrane protein — MPSGSEEPQRETGLKRKAWMAVFLVSGLFWLVVAVAAWHFWG; from the coding sequence ATGCCTTCAGGAAGTGAAGAACCGCAGAGGGAAACAGGGCTAAAACGTAAGGCCTGGATGGCGGTGTTTTTAGTATCAGGTCTGTTCTGGCTTGTCGTGGCAGTGGCAGCCTGGCATTTTTGGGGGTAA
- the topA gene encoding type I DNA topoisomerase, with product MGKALVIVESPAKAKTINKYLGNDYVVKSSVGHIRDLPTSGSTTKKSADSASTKGTKKVKKDERGALVNRMGVDPWHNWEAQYEVLPGKEKVVSELKSLAEKADHIYLATDLDREGEAIAWHLREVIGGDETRYSRVVFNEITKNAIQQAFEKPGELNIDRVNAQQARRFMDRVVGYMVSPLLWKKIARGLSAGRVQSVAVRLVVDREREIKAFVPEEYWEVDANLTTPKGDSLPVQVSHHKDKPFRPVNREQTMSAVSELEKARYTVLEREDKPTSSKPGAPFITSTLQQAASTRLGFGVKKTMMMAQRLYEAGHITYMRTDSTNLSQDAVSMVRGYIEESFGKKYLPEAANQYSSKENSQEAHEAIRPSDVSVVAESLKDMEADAQKLYQLIWRQFVACQMTPAQYDSTTLTVQAGDFRLKTRGRTLRFDGWTKVMPALRKGDEDRTLPAVEQGDELALVEVIPGQHFTKPPARFSEASLVKELEKRGIGRPSTYASIISTIQDRGYVRVENRRFYAEKMGEIVTDRLEENFRELMNYDFTAQMESSLDQVANNQAEWKGVLDNFFSDFSEQLGKAELDPEEGGMRPNQMVLTSIDCPTCGREMGIRTASTGVFLGCSGYALPPKERCKTTINLVPENEVLNVLEGDDAETNALRAKRRCVKCGTAMDSYLIDPKRKLHVCGNNPTCDGYEIEEGEFRIKGYDGPIVECEKCGSEMHLKMGRFGKYMACTNDDCKNTRKILRNGEVAPPKEDPVPLPELPCEKSDAYFVLRDGAAGVFLAANTFPKSRETRAPLVEELYRFRDRLPEKLRYLADAPQQDADGNKAVVRFSRKTKQQYVSSEKEGKATGWSAFFVDGKWVEGKK from the coding sequence ATGGGTAAAGCTCTCGTCATCGTTGAGTCCCCGGCAAAAGCCAAAACGATCAACAAATATCTCGGTAATGACTACGTGGTTAAGTCCAGCGTCGGTCATATCCGTGATTTGCCGACCAGTGGATCAACCACCAAGAAGAGCGCTGACTCCGCCTCCACCAAAGGGACCAAAAAGGTCAAAAAGGATGAACGCGGTGCGCTCGTAAATCGTATGGGTGTCGATCCATGGCACAACTGGGAAGCACAGTACGAAGTGCTGCCTGGTAAGGAAAAAGTGGTTTCAGAACTGAAGTCACTGGCTGAAAAAGCAGACCATATCTATCTCGCAACCGACCTTGACCGCGAAGGGGAAGCCATTGCATGGCACCTGCGGGAAGTTATCGGTGGTGATGAAACGCGTTACAGCCGCGTTGTTTTTAACGAGATTACAAAAAATGCAATTCAACAGGCCTTCGAAAAGCCGGGCGAATTGAATATTGACCGTGTTAACGCCCAGCAGGCGCGTCGTTTTATGGACCGCGTTGTGGGCTACATGGTGTCTCCGCTGCTGTGGAAAAAAATTGCCCGAGGTCTTTCTGCTGGCCGCGTACAGTCCGTTGCTGTGCGTCTGGTTGTTGACCGTGAACGTGAAATTAAAGCGTTCGTACCGGAAGAATACTGGGAAGTTGACGCGAACCTGACAACGCCGAAAGGCGACAGTCTGCCGGTTCAGGTCAGTCACCATAAAGACAAGCCGTTCCGCCCGGTTAACCGCGAGCAGACCATGTCTGCGGTTAGCGAGTTGGAAAAAGCGCGTTACACCGTGCTTGAGCGTGAAGATAAACCGACCAGCAGCAAACCTGGTGCGCCGTTTATCACCTCCACGTTGCAACAGGCTGCAAGCACCCGTCTTGGTTTTGGTGTGAAGAAAACCATGATGATGGCGCAGCGTCTGTATGAAGCGGGTCATATCACTTACATGCGTACTGACTCAACCAACTTGAGTCAGGATGCAGTGAGTATGGTTCGTGGGTATATCGAAGAGAGTTTCGGTAAGAAATATCTCCCGGAAGCCGCGAATCAGTACTCCAGCAAAGAAAACTCTCAGGAAGCGCACGAAGCGATTCGTCCTTCTGATGTGAGTGTCGTTGCTGAGTCGCTTAAAGATATGGAAGCTGACGCGCAGAAACTTTACCAGTTGATCTGGCGCCAGTTTGTGGCGTGTCAGATGACACCAGCGCAATACGACTCCACCACTTTGACGGTGCAAGCGGGTGACTTCCGTCTTAAAACGCGTGGCCGTACGCTGCGTTTTGATGGCTGGACTAAAGTCATGCCAGCACTGCGCAAAGGTGATGAAGACCGTACATTACCTGCCGTTGAACAGGGTGATGAGCTCGCTCTGGTTGAAGTTATTCCTGGCCAGCACTTTACAAAACCACCGGCTCGTTTTAGCGAAGCTTCGTTGGTTAAAGAGTTGGAAAAGCGTGGCATTGGCCGTCCGTCTACTTACGCGTCAATCATTTCCACCATCCAGGATCGTGGCTATGTGCGTGTAGAGAACCGCCGCTTCTACGCTGAAAAAATGGGTGAAATTGTTACTGACCGCCTGGAAGAAAACTTCCGTGAGCTGATGAACTACGATTTCACCGCGCAGATGGAAAGCAGCCTTGACCAGGTGGCCAATAATCAGGCCGAGTGGAAAGGGGTGCTGGATAACTTCTTTAGCGATTTCAGCGAACAGCTTGGTAAAGCTGAACTGGATCCGGAAGAAGGCGGTATGCGTCCAAACCAGATGGTTCTGACCAGTATTGATTGCCCGACCTGTGGTCGCGAAATGGGTATCCGTACTGCCAGCACTGGTGTGTTCCTCGGTTGTTCTGGTTATGCATTGCCGCCGAAAGAGCGCTGCAAAACCACCATCAATCTGGTGCCGGAAAACGAAGTTCTCAACGTGCTGGAAGGCGATGACGCGGAAACTAACGCCCTGCGTGCGAAGCGTCGTTGCGTGAAGTGTGGCACTGCGATGGACAGCTACCTCATCGATCCAAAACGTAAACTTCACGTCTGTGGTAATAACCCGACGTGTGATGGTTACGAAATCGAAGAGGGCGAATTCCGGATCAAAGGTTATGACGGCCCAATCGTTGAGTGTGAGAAATGTGGTTCTGAAATGCACCTGAAAATGGGGCGTTTCGGTAAGTACATGGCTTGTACCAATGACGATTGCAAAAATACGCGTAAGATCCTGCGTAATGGCGAAGTGGCACCTCCGAAGGAAGATCCGGTTCCCTTGCCTGAGTTGCCTTGCGAGAAGTCAGACGCTTACTTTGTTCTGCGTGATGGCGCGGCGGGTGTTTTCCTTGCGGCAAACACTTTCCCTAAATCGCGTGAAACACGTGCGCCGCTGGTCGAAGAGCTTTATCGCTTCCGCGACCGCCTGCCAGAAAAACTGCGTTATCTGGCCGACGCACCACAGCAAGATGCAGACGGCAACAAAGCGGTCGTTCGCTTTAGCCGTAAGACTAAGCAACAGTACGTTTCTTCTGAAAAAGAAGGCAAAGCGACTGGCTGGTCAGCATTCTTTGTTGATGGTAAGTGGGTTGAAGGTAAGAAGTAA
- a CDS encoding LapA family protein: protein MKYLFIFLLVLAIFVISVTLGAQNDQVVHFNYLLAQGEYRVSTLLATLFAAGFLLGWMICGLFWLRLRVSLARADRKIKRLEQQITTGSDTTTVVVPAVKE, encoded by the coding sequence GTGAAATATTTATTCATTTTCTTACTGGTGCTAGCGATTTTTGTGATTTCTGTCACTCTGGGCGCGCAAAACGATCAGGTTGTACATTTCAATTATCTGTTGGCACAGGGCGAGTATCGCGTCTCCACCTTGCTGGCGACTCTTTTTGCTGCGGGTTTTTTACTGGGTTGGATGATTTGTGGTCTGTTCTGGCTGCGTTTGCGTGTTTCCCTTGCCCGCGCCGATCGCAAGATCAAACGCCTGGAACAGCAAATCACCACGGGTTCTGACACCACCACAGTGGTTGTACCGGCTGTGAAGGAATAA
- the pgpB gene encoding phosphatidylglycerophosphatase B has protein sequence MRAIAKRTTIGAGILLIMPLTVWISGWQWVPGAQGAWLKMMYWVTETVTQPWGIITHVCLCAWFLWCLRFRLKAAVMLFAILGAAILVGQGVKSVIKDKVQEPRPFVVWLEKTQHIPTDEFYNLKRKQRSELVKSQLESQSEVPGWLRKHWQKETGFAFPSGHTMFAASWALLGVGLLWPRRRTWTIALLLVWAVGVMGSRLVLGMHWPRDLVVATLISWILITLATWLAQKLCGPLSPPRQEDEEIAERDGEA, from the coding sequence ATGCGGGCAATAGCGAAGCGAACGACAATTGGAGCCGGAATACTATTAATCATGCCGCTAACGGTATGGATCTCAGGTTGGCAGTGGGTTCCTGGTGCTCAAGGCGCCTGGCTTAAAATGATGTATTGGGTGACAGAAACAGTCACCCAGCCGTGGGGCATCATTACTCATGTTTGCTTATGCGCCTGGTTTTTATGGTGCCTGAGGTTTCGCCTAAAAGCGGCAGTCATGCTATTTGCCATCCTTGGTGCGGCTATTCTTGTTGGGCAAGGCGTGAAATCCGTCATCAAAGACAAAGTACAAGAACCTCGTCCTTTTGTGGTATGGCTTGAAAAAACACAACATATTCCGACAGATGAGTTCTACAATTTAAAGCGTAAGCAACGTAGCGAACTGGTCAAAAGCCAGCTCGAGTCTCAGTCGGAAGTGCCTGGGTGGTTACGTAAACACTGGCAAAAAGAGACCGGATTTGCATTCCCTTCCGGACACACAATGTTTGCCGCAAGTTGGGCATTACTGGGTGTTGGCCTGTTGTGGCCGCGCAGGAGAACCTGGACTATTGCTTTGTTGCTGGTATGGGCAGTCGGAGTGATGGGGAGTCGGTTAGTGCTCGGTATGCACTGGCCACGAGATTTGGTTGTCGCAACCTTAATCTCCTGGATATTAATTACCCTGGCAACCTGGCTTGCGCAAAAATTATGCGGCCCACTATCGCCACCAAGGCAAGAAGATGAGGAAATAGCCGAACGAGACGGCGAAGCTTGA
- the lapB gene encoding lipopolysaccharide assembly protein LapB: MLELLFLLLPVAAFYGWYMGRRSAHQDKQQEANRLSRDYVAGVNFLLSNQQDKAVDLFLDMLKEDTSTVEAHLTLGNLFRSRGEVDRAIRIHQSLMESASLTYEQRLLAVQQLGRDYMAAGLYDRAEDMFGQLIDETDFRIGALQQLLLIHQATSDWQKAIDVAERLVKLGKDKQRTEIAHFYCEQALQLMGSDDLDRAMSLLKKGAAADKNCARVSIMMGRIFMARNEYAKAVESLQRVIDQDSELVSETLEMLQTCYQQLDKPQEWEAFLKRCVEENTGAGAELMLAEILEHKEGSEVAQIYINRQLQRHPTMRVFHRLMDYHLQEAEEGRAKESLMVLRNMVGEQVRTKPRYRCQKCGFTAFTMYWHCPSCRAWSTIKPIRGLDGQ, encoded by the coding sequence ATGTTGGAATTGTTGTTTCTGCTGTTGCCTGTTGCCGCCTTCTACGGTTGGTATATGGGCCGCAGAAGCGCGCATCAAGACAAGCAACAAGAAGCCAACCGCCTGTCGCGTGATTACGTGGCGGGGGTTAACTTTTTGCTGTCTAATCAGCAAGATAAAGCGGTAGATTTATTCCTGGATATGCTTAAAGAGGACACCAGTACTGTTGAGGCTCACCTCACGCTGGGTAACTTGTTCCGTTCCCGCGGTGAAGTCGATCGCGCCATCCGTATCCATCAGTCATTAATGGAAAGCGCCTCGCTAACCTACGAGCAGCGCCTGCTTGCGGTTCAGCAGTTGGGTCGTGACTACATGGCCGCCGGTTTGTATGACCGTGCAGAGGATATGTTCGGGCAACTGATCGATGAAACAGACTTCCGTATTGGTGCTTTGCAGCAATTATTACTGATTCATCAGGCGACCAGCGACTGGCAAAAAGCCATTGATGTGGCCGAGCGTCTGGTGAAACTGGGTAAAGATAAACAGCGTACTGAAATCGCTCACTTCTATTGTGAACAAGCCTTGCAGTTGATGGGGAGCGACGATCTCGACCGCGCCATGTCACTGCTGAAAAAAGGGGCCGCGGCCGATAAAAACTGCGCGCGAGTTTCTATCATGATGGGCCGTATCTTCATGGCTCGAAATGAATATGCAAAAGCGGTTGAGTCATTACAACGCGTCATCGATCAAGATAGTGAGTTAGTCAGTGAAACGTTGGAGATGCTCCAGACTTGCTATCAACAACTCGATAAGCCACAAGAGTGGGAAGCCTTCTTAAAGCGCTGTGTTGAAGAGAATACAGGCGCAGGGGCAGAACTGATGCTCGCCGAGATCCTTGAGCACAAAGAAGGTTCTGAAGTCGCTCAAATCTATATCAACCGCCAGCTCCAGCGCCACCCAACCATGCGTGTGTTCCATCGTTTGATGGATTATCACTTACAGGAAGCGGAAGAAGGGCGTGCGAAGGAAAGCCTGATGGTGTTGCGAAATATGGTGGGTGAGCAAGTGCGCACCAAACCACGTTATCGTTGCCAGAAGTGTGGATTTACCGCTTTTACTATGTACTGGCATTGTCCATCTTGCCGGGCATGGTCGACCATTAAACCGATCCGCGGTTTGGACGGGCAATAA
- the cysB gene encoding HTH-type transcriptional regulator CysB, with protein MKLQQLRYIVEVVNHNLNVSSTAEGLYTSQPGISKQVRMLEDELGIQIFARSGKHLTQVTPAGQEIIRIAREVLSKVEAIKSVAGEHTWPDKGSLYVATTHTQARYALPNVIKGFIERYPRVSLHMHQGSPTQIAEAVSKGNADFAIATEALHLYDDLVMLPCYHWNRSIVVTPDHPLASKESVSIEELAQYPLVTYTFGFTGRSELDTAFNRAGLTPRIVFTATDADVIKTYVRLGLGVGVIASMAVDPVSDPDLVRIEAQGVFSHSTTKIGFRRSTFLRSYMYDFIQRFAPHLTRDVVDTAVALRSNEDIEAMFKDIKLPAK; from the coding sequence ATGAAACTACAGCAACTTCGTTATATCGTAGAGGTGGTAAATCACAACCTCAACGTCTCGTCGACGGCAGAAGGGCTTTACACTTCTCAGCCGGGGATCAGTAAACAAGTTCGTATGTTAGAAGACGAACTGGGGATTCAGATCTTTGCACGTAGCGGCAAACACCTGACTCAGGTAACGCCTGCGGGGCAGGAGATAATCCGTATTGCCCGTGAAGTGTTGTCAAAAGTTGAAGCCATTAAGTCCGTGGCGGGTGAGCATACCTGGCCGGACAAAGGTTCATTGTATGTTGCGACGACCCACACACAGGCGCGTTACGCGTTGCCAAATGTGATTAAAGGGTTTATCGAGCGCTATCCACGTGTTTCCCTTCATATGCATCAGGGTTCGCCTACGCAGATTGCTGAAGCGGTATCCAAGGGGAATGCGGATTTTGCTATCGCGACCGAAGCTCTGCATCTCTACGATGATTTAGTGATGCTGCCGTGCTACCACTGGAACCGTTCGATTGTGGTGACGCCAGACCACCCGCTGGCATCGAAAGAGTCGGTTTCCATTGAAGAGTTGGCTCAGTATCCGTTAGTCACTTATACCTTCGGTTTCACCGGGCGTTCAGAATTAGACACCGCATTTAACCGTGCCGGTCTAACGCCGCGAATTGTCTTCACGGCAACAGATGCTGATGTGATTAAAACCTACGTGCGTTTGGGCTTAGGTGTGGGGGTTATTGCCAGTATGGCGGTTGATCCGGTTTCTGACCCGGACCTGGTACGTATCGAAGCGCAGGGCGTTTTCAGCCACAGCACCACGAAAATAGGTTTCCGCCGCAGCACTTTCTTGCGCAGTTACATGTATGATTTTATTCAGCGTTTTGCGCCGCATCTGACGCGTGATGTTGTCGATACCGCCGTTGCCTTGCGTTCAAACGAAGATATTGAAGCTATGTTTAAAGATATTAAGTTACCCGCTAAATAA
- the acnA gene encoding aconitate hydratase AcnA: MSLTLREASKDTLQALNKTYHYYSLPLAAKKLGDISRLPKSLKVLLENLLRWQDEDSVTQDDIHALAAWLKDAHADREIAYRPARVLMQDFTGVPAVVDLAAMREAVKRLGGDVAKVNPLSPVDLVIDHSVTVDHFGDDDAFEENVRLEMERNHERYVFLRWGQQAFSRFSVVPPGTGICHQVNLEYLGKAVWSEMQGDELVAYPDTLVGTDSHTTMINGLGVLGWGVGGIEAEAAMLGQPVSMLIPDVVGFKLDGKLREGITATDLVLTVTQMLRKHGVVGKFVEFYGDGLDTLPLADRATIANMAPEYGATCGFFPIDAVTLDYMRLSGRSEEQIALVEAYSKAQGMWRNTGDEPVFTSTLALDMNEVEASLAGPKRPQDRVALGDVPKAFNASNELELNSSHKDRAPVNYTMGGREYQLPDGAVVISAITSCTNTSNPSVLMAAGLLAKKAVKLGLKRQPWVKASLAPGSKVVSDYLAKARLTPYLDELGFNLVGYGCTTCIGNSGPLPDPIEQAIKKGDLTVGAVLSGNRNFEGRIHPLVKTNWLASPPLVVAYALAGNMNVNLTTDPLGHDLKGDPVYLKDIWPSSQEIARAVAQVTTEMFHKEYAEVFLGTPEWQSIEVDRSNTYGWQSDSTYIRLSPFFDDMEATPKPVPEIHGARVLAILGDSVTTDHISPAGSIKADSPAGRYLQNHGVERKDFNSYGSRRGNHEVMMRGTFANIRIRNEMVPGVEGGMTRLLPGDEVISIYDAAMKYRDKGIPLAVFAGKEYGSGSSRDWAAKGPRLLGVRVVIAESFERIHRSNLIGMGILPLEFPQGVTRKTLGLTGEEFIDITGLNELVPGTTVPVSLTFADGRKEVVECRCRIDTSNELTYFKNDGILHYVIRNMLK; the protein is encoded by the coding sequence ATGTCGTTAACCCTACGAGAAGCCAGTAAGGACACTCTACAGGCGCTGAATAAAACCTATCACTATTACAGCTTGCCGCTGGCCGCAAAGAAACTTGGGGATATCAGCCGCTTACCCAAGTCGTTAAAAGTTCTGCTCGAAAACCTGCTGCGCTGGCAGGATGAGGATTCTGTCACTCAAGATGACATTCACGCGCTGGCCGCCTGGCTGAAAGACGCTCACGCGGACCGTGAAATTGCTTATCGCCCAGCTCGCGTTCTGATGCAAGATTTCACCGGTGTTCCGGCGGTGGTTGATTTAGCCGCCATGCGTGAAGCGGTCAAACGCCTCGGTGGCGATGTGGCCAAAGTTAACCCGCTTTCCCCTGTGGATCTGGTCATTGACCACTCGGTGACTGTCGATCATTTTGGTGACGATGATGCATTTGAGGAGAACGTGCGCCTCGAGATGGAGCGCAACCACGAGCGCTATGTCTTCCTGCGTTGGGGGCAGCAAGCTTTCAGCCGCTTCAGCGTTGTGCCACCGGGAACCGGTATTTGTCACCAGGTTAACCTGGAATATCTCGGTAAAGCTGTGTGGAGTGAAATGCAGGGGGATGAGCTGGTGGCTTATCCTGACACGCTGGTGGGGACGGACTCCCATACCACCATGATCAACGGCCTCGGGGTTTTGGGCTGGGGCGTAGGGGGGATTGAAGCAGAGGCGGCTATGCTCGGCCAGCCGGTTTCAATGCTTATCCCGGATGTCGTCGGCTTTAAACTTGACGGTAAATTGCGCGAAGGTATTACCGCGACAGACCTTGTTCTGACCGTTACGCAAATGCTGCGCAAACACGGCGTTGTGGGCAAGTTCGTGGAGTTTTACGGCGACGGGCTGGACACATTACCCCTGGCCGATCGCGCAACGATTGCCAACATGGCTCCTGAATATGGTGCCACCTGCGGATTCTTCCCGATTGACGCCGTCACGCTGGATTATATGCGCCTTAGTGGACGCAGCGAAGAGCAGATAGCATTAGTTGAGGCGTATTCCAAAGCCCAGGGGATGTGGCGAAATACCGGCGATGAACCGGTCTTTACCAGTACTCTGGCGCTGGATATGAATGAAGTTGAAGCAAGCCTTGCGGGGCCGAAGCGTCCGCAGGATCGCGTCGCGCTGGGCGATGTCCCGAAAGCGTTCAACGCCAGCAATGAACTCGAACTCAACTCTTCTCACAAAGACCGTGCGCCGGTGAATTACACCATGGGTGGGCGCGAATACCAGTTGCCTGATGGGGCGGTGGTCATTTCTGCAATTACTTCTTGCACTAATACTTCAAACCCCAGTGTTCTGATGGCGGCAGGGTTGCTGGCGAAGAAAGCGGTAAAACTAGGTTTAAAACGCCAACCGTGGGTGAAAGCCTCTCTGGCCCCTGGCTCAAAAGTGGTTTCGGATTACCTGGCTAAGGCGCGATTGACACCTTATCTCGACGAATTAGGTTTTAATCTGGTGGGATACGGTTGTACCACCTGTATAGGTAACTCTGGCCCGTTGCCGGACCCTATCGAACAGGCCATCAAGAAGGGCGATTTGACCGTGGGTGCCGTGCTTTCGGGGAACCGTAACTTTGAAGGACGAATTCATCCATTGGTGAAAACCAACTGGCTCGCATCCCCTCCGTTGGTGGTGGCTTATGCTCTGGCTGGGAACATGAATGTTAATTTGACGACGGACCCGCTTGGTCATGATCTCAAAGGCGACCCGGTTTATCTCAAAGATATTTGGCCGAGCAGCCAGGAAATCGCCCGTGCGGTCGCACAAGTGACAACGGAAATGTTCCACAAAGAATATGCCGAAGTCTTCCTGGGCACACCTGAATGGCAAAGCATTGAGGTCGACCGTTCGAATACTTACGGCTGGCAAAGCGATTCTACTTATATTCGCCTGTCGCCATTCTTTGATGATATGGAAGCCACGCCAAAACCCGTACCGGAGATTCATGGTGCGCGCGTTCTGGCGATCCTCGGCGACTCTGTCACCACAGACCATATTTCGCCTGCCGGTAGCATCAAGGCAGACAGCCCGGCTGGGCGCTACCTGCAAAACCATGGCGTTGAGCGTAAAGATTTTAACTCTTATGGCTCACGACGCGGCAACCATGAAGTGATGATGCGCGGCACGTTCGCCAATATTCGCATTCGCAATGAAATGGTGCCGGGGGTTGAAGGGGGTATGACGCGGTTGTTACCGGGCGATGAGGTAATCTCAATTTATGATGCGGCAATGAAATACCGCGATAAAGGGATCCCTCTGGCCGTGTTTGCCGGTAAAGAATATGGCTCCGGTTCAAGTCGTGACTGGGCGGCAAAAGGGCCACGGTTGCTGGGGGTGCGGGTCGTTATCGCCGAGTCCTTCGAGCGAATTCACCGTTCCAACTTGATTGGTATGGGGATTCTTCCGCTGGAGTTTCCGCAGGGCGTGACGCGTAAAACATTGGGGCTGACGGGCGAGGAGTTTATCGATATTACTGGCCTGAACGAACTGGTGCCAGGGACTACGGTGCCGGTGTCATTAACCTTTGCCGATGGTAGAAAAGAGGTGGTTGAGTGTCGCTGCCGCATTGATACCAGTAATGAACTGACGTACTTCAAAAATGATGGGATTTTGCATTACGTGATTCGTAACATGCTGAAGTAG
- the pyrF gene encoding orotidine-5'-phosphate decarboxylase has translation MNSTASSSSRVATDSPIVVALDYDNRDKALAFIDRIDPRDCRLKVGKEMFTLFGPQLVRDIQQRGFDVFLDLKFHDIPNTTAHAVAAAADLGVWMVNVHASGGARMMSAAREALQSFGKDAPLLIAVTVLTSMEASDLADLGITSTPAEYAERLARLTQNCGLDGVVCSAHEAVRFKAELGQAFKLITPGIRPAGSDAGDQRRIMTPLQAQSAGVDFMVIGRPITQSANPAQTLRDIRESLKQGA, from the coding sequence ATGAATTCAACTGCATCCTCCTCCTCCCGTGTTGCCACCGACTCCCCAATTGTTGTTGCACTTGATTACGATAATCGTGATAAAGCCTTAGCTTTTATTGACCGTATCGATCCGCGCGACTGTCGTCTGAAAGTCGGCAAAGAGATGTTCACTCTGTTTGGACCGCAACTGGTGCGTGATATCCAGCAGCGTGGTTTCGACGTCTTTCTCGATTTGAAATTTCACGATATCCCGAACACCACCGCTCACGCGGTTGCGGCAGCGGCTGATCTAGGCGTGTGGATGGTGAATGTTCATGCGAGCGGCGGGGCACGTATGATGAGTGCGGCGCGAGAAGCATTGCAGTCCTTTGGCAAAGATGCGCCACTTCTTATTGCTGTGACCGTTCTGACCAGCATGGAAGCAAGCGATCTGGCGGATCTCGGCATTACCTCAACGCCTGCGGAATATGCTGAGCGTCTGGCACGCTTAACACAGAATTGCGGATTAGATGGCGTGGTTTGTTCCGCACATGAAGCCGTACGTTTCAAAGCTGAGTTGGGGCAGGCATTTAAACTGATTACTCCGGGCATTCGTCCGGCTGGAAGCGACGCAGGCGATCAGCGCCGCATCATGACGCCACTGCAGGCGCAAAGTGCAGGTGTCGATTTTATGGTAATTGGACGCCCGATCACCCAATCTGCAAATCCAGCTCAGACGCTGCGTGATATCCGTGAGTCTTTAAAGCAGGGGGCATGA
- the ymiC gene encoding small membrane protein YmiC → MNTHCSVKYWSWFTAFTVSLVFWAQMVWMLAQ, encoded by the coding sequence ATGAATACTCACTGTAGCGTCAAGTACTGGTCGTGGTTTACCGCATTTACTGTTTCGTTAGTCTTTTGGGCGCAAATGGTTTGGATGCTGGCGCAGTAA
- the ribA gene encoding GTP cyclohydrolase II: protein MQLKRVAEAKLPTPWGDFLMVGFEELATGQDHVALVFGDITGNDSVLARVHSECLTGDALFSLRCDCGFQLEAALAQIAEQGRGVLLYHRQEGRNIGLLNKIRAYALQDKGYDTVEANHQLGFAADERDFTLCADMFKLLGIDAVRLLTNNPRKVEILSEAGINITERVPLIVGRNPKNAHYLDTKAAKMGHLLSKE from the coding sequence ATGCAGCTTAAACGTGTGGCAGAAGCCAAACTGCCTACCCCATGGGGCGATTTCCTGATGGTGGGTTTTGAAGAACTGGCAACCGGGCAAGATCACGTTGCACTGGTTTTTGGTGACATTACTGGAAATGATTCTGTTCTGGCGCGTGTACATTCAGAGTGTCTGACGGGCGACGCCCTATTCAGCCTGCGCTGTGACTGTGGCTTCCAACTTGAAGCGGCTCTGGCTCAAATTGCTGAACAAGGTCGCGGTGTGTTGCTGTATCACCGCCAGGAAGGTCGCAACATCGGCCTGCTGAATAAAATTCGTGCCTACGCGTTGCAGGATAAAGGCTACGACACCGTTGAAGCGAACCACCAACTCGGTTTTGCTGCCGATGAACGCGACTTCACGCTGTGCGCGGACATGTTTAAATTATTGGGTATCGATGCGGTACGCTTGCTGACCAACAACCCGCGCAAGGTTGAGATTCTTTCTGAGGCAGGAATTAACATCACTGAGCGAGTGCCACTTATTGTGGGTCGCAACCCGAAGAACGCGCATTATCTGGATACCAAAGCGGCTAAAATGGGCCATTTACTGTCCAAAGAATAA